Proteins from one Parachlamydia sp. AcF125 genomic window:
- a CDS encoding iron ABC transporter permease encodes MIRSLFAKKIPLLLFTAYFLAVVATLVQGEIPWNEVWEDLVSRWQSDPPAWNPLWDDRLPRLLVLSFTGASLPVAGIIMQSIFRNPLASPSILGVSSGASLSALFAFIFGWKSLSPCILPLACVGGAFIALLCVYKLGRFHTSHAFILAGMAISTLITAGQDFLLHALRNERDLLQTLAEWQSGFSGNANWQHVYMQFPLTSLGLAGCWLYRREIDLFSFGEEHAAALGVDVVRTRWHLFICVALLTGSSIAVLGIIPFLGLILPHTMRLIHRPTAKELIPWSAFGGAFLLVGIDLFLRYYQFQYVSLGNLTALIGGFFFLYLLLNQSAYPSL; translated from the coding sequence ATGATAAGATCCCTGTTTGCTAAAAAGATCCCTTTGCTGCTCTTTACGGCTTACTTTTTAGCGGTAGTCGCCACTTTAGTCCAAGGAGAAATTCCGTGGAATGAGGTGTGGGAAGATTTGGTCAGCCGATGGCAATCCGACCCTCCTGCTTGGAACCCTTTATGGGATGATCGTTTACCTCGTCTTCTGGTGCTCTCTTTCACAGGAGCTTCTCTTCCTGTAGCCGGTATCATTATGCAATCTATTTTTCGCAATCCTTTAGCCTCTCCTAGCATTTTAGGCGTATCTTCTGGAGCTAGTCTTAGTGCTTTATTTGCCTTTATTTTTGGTTGGAAAAGCCTCTCTCCCTGTATTCTTCCCCTGGCCTGTGTAGGGGGAGCTTTTATTGCTTTGCTTTGTGTGTATAAGTTGGGCCGTTTCCACACCTCGCATGCCTTTATTTTAGCGGGAATGGCTATCTCTACGCTTATCACTGCGGGGCAAGATTTCCTCCTGCATGCTCTGCGAAATGAGAGGGACCTTTTGCAAACCTTAGCCGAGTGGCAAAGTGGCTTTTCAGGAAATGCGAATTGGCAACACGTTTATATGCAGTTCCCCTTAACATCTTTAGGATTAGCAGGATGCTGGCTTTACAGAAGAGAAATCGATCTGTTTTCATTTGGTGAAGAACACGCTGCAGCGCTGGGAGTCGATGTGGTCAGGACACGCTGGCATTTGTTTATCTGCGTAGCGCTTTTAACAGGCAGCTCAATCGCAGTCTTAGGAATAATCCCCTTTCTCGGACTTATTCTTCCCCATACCATGCGCCTTATCCATCGGCCTACAGCCAAAGAACTCATCCCATGGAGCGCCTTTGGAGGAGCTTTTTTGTTGGTCGGGATCGACCTCTTTCTTCGTTACTATCAGTTCCAATATGTGAGTTTGGGAAATCTTACCGCGCTAATTGGAGGATTTTTTTTTCTTTATTTACTCTTAAACCAGTCTGCATACCCTAGTCTTTGA
- a CDS encoding ABC transporter ATP-binding protein, which yields MLKTLNLTCHIENQPLIQKTSLSFLPGQLYGLMGANGAGKSTLLKLLAGIQSPSEGSVYFQEENLRDKDRKWISSRISFMGENLFIPYAFTAYEIVQMGCYFSKKAREKEWIYARLEDVHATHLSARIFHTLSAGEQQRVLIAQALATGASTLLFDEPTSHLDIYHSREIWGHLKLLSQKGKTIIASTHDFEGVKQFCTQTLLISQTLILGPGNFSDILNPATFEKSFFTRQLTP from the coding sequence ATGCTCAAAACCCTTAACCTAACCTGCCATATAGAGAATCAACCTTTAATCCAAAAAACCTCTCTCAGCTTTCTTCCGGGCCAACTCTACGGGTTAATGGGAGCAAATGGAGCGGGAAAATCTACCTTGCTAAAACTTTTGGCAGGGATCCAATCCCCCTCTGAAGGCTCTGTTTATTTTCAGGAAGAGAATTTACGAGACAAGGATCGTAAATGGATCAGTTCCCGTATTTCTTTTATGGGAGAAAATCTTTTTATTCCCTATGCTTTTACTGCCTACGAAATCGTGCAAATGGGGTGTTACTTTTCAAAAAAGGCGCGGGAAAAGGAATGGATTTATGCAAGGCTTGAAGATGTACATGCAACTCATCTTTCGGCTAGAATTTTTCATACCCTTTCGGCAGGAGAACAGCAAAGAGTTCTTATTGCCCAAGCTTTAGCAACAGGAGCCTCCACCCTTCTCTTCGATGAACCGACCAGTCACCTAGATATTTATCACAGTCGGGAGATTTGGGGTCACCTGAAACTCTTGTCTCAAAAAGGCAAAACAATTATCGCTTCTACCCATGATTTTGAGGGGGTCAAACAATTTTGCACTCAAACCCTATTAATTAGCCAAACTCTTATTTTGGGTCCTGGCAATTTTTCAGACATTTTAAATCCTGCAACCTTTGAAAAAAGTTTTTTCACTCGGCAACTCACCCCTTAG
- a CDS encoding YkgJ family cysteine cluster protein — MFNEPEKEPLWYTQGLSFECTGCGQCCTGAPGYVWISAEEISLLASHLNLSLDQFSEKYLRKVGNRFSLREHPQTFDCVFLKDKKCEVYAFRPKQCRTFPWWPQLLKSRKDWEEAAIRCEGMRSNAPAVPFETIQHQLSIQASL; from the coding sequence ATGTTTAATGAACCAGAGAAAGAGCCTCTTTGGTATACACAAGGACTTTCTTTCGAATGCACAGGATGCGGCCAGTGCTGTACGGGAGCACCTGGCTATGTGTGGATTTCCGCAGAAGAAATAAGCCTGCTAGCTTCTCATTTAAACCTTTCTCTCGATCAGTTTTCTGAAAAATATTTGCGTAAAGTCGGAAATCGCTTTTCATTAAGAGAACACCCCCAAACATTCGACTGCGTTTTCTTAAAAGACAAAAAATGTGAGGTGTATGCTTTCCGTCCAAAACAGTGTCGTACTTTTCCATGGTGGCCGCAATTGTTAAAATCAAGAAAAGATTGGGAGGAAGCAGCCATACGGTGTGAAGGGATGCGCAGCAACGCCCCCGCTGTCCCTTTTGAGACTATACAGCACCAACTCTCTATTCAAGCTTCTTTATAG
- a CDS encoding phospho-sugar mutase: protein MTQFNEKIALDPIAQTNVNRWLEEAYDEETKQAIRHLLEENPEEIVDAFYTTLSFGTGGLRGIMGIGTNRMNPYTVRAASQGVANYLLQQKDGQEKTVFVGYDSRHSSQLFAEETAKVFAGNGIKAYLCKHLRPTPYVSFGCRYKKCQAAVMVTASHNPPEYNGYKVYWSDGGQVLPPHDKAIMAEVNKIVDLSMIRQVKSLEHPLIERVEEEIDQAYLKAIESLQMYSEENKVHGKELRIVYTSLHGTGISLMPQAFKQWGFETIHYVKDQILADGNFPTVHYPNPEEPEALSMGIDLLKQQNADLLIATDPDADRVGVAVKHGGTIHILTGNQVACICLAHICEALTQKKQMPERAAFIKTIVTTELFKSIVEAYHKTCFNVLPGFKYIAQHIHEWEQEKNGYQYVFGGEESCGYLFGTQARDKDALLSSLLVCEAALHAKKNNQTLVDLLNSLYQKHGFYLEKLLSLQFEETKLDKERMAKGMQKLRASPPTSIGGVEVIRIEDFQTSIKTELKTGKQEFIGLPKSNVLLFWLEDGSKIIARPSGTEPKIKLYCGVKRKGFHSIEEVAQAASQYADQLLSEIQNILKS from the coding sequence ATGACACAGTTTAATGAAAAAATTGCTCTCGACCCTATTGCCCAAACCAACGTCAATCGCTGGTTAGAAGAGGCTTATGATGAAGAGACAAAGCAAGCAATTCGCCACCTTCTAGAAGAAAATCCCGAAGAAATTGTGGATGCTTTTTACACCACTCTTTCTTTTGGTACAGGCGGGTTGCGTGGAATCATGGGCATCGGCACAAACCGTATGAATCCCTATACTGTTAGAGCAGCTTCCCAAGGAGTCGCCAATTACCTTTTGCAACAAAAAGATGGGCAGGAGAAAACCGTTTTTGTTGGCTATGATTCGCGCCATTCCTCTCAGTTATTTGCTGAAGAAACAGCCAAAGTTTTTGCCGGGAATGGGATTAAAGCCTACCTGTGCAAACACCTTCGCCCCACTCCCTATGTTTCTTTCGGCTGCCGATATAAAAAATGCCAAGCAGCCGTCATGGTAACAGCTTCCCACAATCCCCCTGAATATAATGGGTACAAAGTTTATTGGAGCGATGGGGGCCAAGTTCTCCCCCCGCACGATAAAGCGATTATGGCTGAAGTGAACAAAATCGTAGATTTATCTATGATCCGCCAAGTCAAATCTCTTGAACACCCGTTGATAGAAAGGGTGGAAGAAGAGATCGACCAAGCTTATCTAAAAGCGATTGAATCTCTCCAAATGTACTCTGAAGAAAATAAAGTTCATGGAAAAGAATTAAGGATCGTATACACGAGCCTGCATGGCACAGGCATTAGCCTCATGCCCCAGGCTTTTAAACAATGGGGATTTGAAACCATTCATTATGTGAAAGATCAGATCCTTGCAGATGGAAATTTCCCCACCGTGCATTATCCTAATCCAGAAGAACCAGAAGCATTATCTATGGGTATTGATCTGCTCAAACAGCAAAATGCCGATCTCTTAATTGCAACTGATCCAGATGCCGATCGGGTAGGCGTAGCCGTGAAACATGGAGGGACTATCCACATTTTGACAGGAAACCAAGTAGCCTGCATCTGCTTAGCCCATATATGCGAAGCTTTGACGCAAAAAAAACAAATGCCCGAACGCGCCGCCTTTATTAAAACAATTGTCACCACGGAGTTGTTTAAAAGTATTGTCGAAGCCTACCATAAGACATGCTTTAACGTTCTTCCTGGTTTTAAATACATTGCTCAGCATATTCATGAATGGGAACAAGAAAAAAACGGTTATCAATATGTCTTTGGAGGGGAAGAATCTTGTGGCTACCTCTTCGGCACTCAAGCGCGGGATAAAGACGCACTCCTTTCAAGCTTATTAGTTTGCGAAGCTGCCCTGCATGCTAAGAAAAACAATCAAACTTTAGTCGATCTCTTAAACTCCCTCTATCAAAAACATGGCTTCTACCTAGAAAAATTGCTTTCCTTGCAATTCGAAGAGACCAAATTAGATAAAGAGAGGATGGCAAAAGGTATGCAAAAATTACGCGCCTCTCCTCCCACCTCCATCGGAGGAGTCGAAGTTATCAGGATCGAAGATTTTCAAACTTCTATTAAGACCGAACTAAAAACAGGTAAGCAAGAGTTTATTGGGCTTCCCAAATCGAACGTCCTTCTCTTTTGGCTAGAAGATGGAAGCAAAATTATTGCGCGACCTTCCGGAACTGAGCCAAAAATCAAACTCTATTGCGGAGTAAAGAGGAAAGGTTTTCACTCTATTGAAGAAGTGGCACAAGCTGCATCCCAATATGCAGATCAACTCCTTTCAGAAATTCAAAATATCCTAAAGAGTTAA